One genomic region from Capra hircus breed San Clemente chromosome 18, ASM170441v1, whole genome shotgun sequence encodes:
- the LOC102179754 gene encoding 40S ribosomal protein S4, X isoform-like: MAQGPKKHLKCVAALKHWMLDKLTGVFAPSPSTSPHKLRECLPLIIFLSNRLKYALTGDEVKKSCMQGFINIDGKVCTDINYPAGFMDVISTDKTGENFRLIYDTKVRFAVHRITPEEAKYKLCKVRKIFMGTKGIPHLVSHDARTIHYHDPLIKLNDTIQIDLETGKITDFIKFDTGNLCMVTGGANLQRIGVITNRERHPSSFDVVHVKDANGNRFATWFSNIFVIGKGNKPWISLPHGKGIRLTIAEERDKRLAPKQSSG; the protein is encoded by the coding sequence ATGGCTCAGGGTCCCAAGAAGCACCTGAAATGCGTAGCAGCTCTAAAACATTGGATGCTGGATAAACTGACTGGTGTGTTTGCCCCTAGTCCATCTACCAGCCCCCACAAGCTAAGGGAATGTCTCCCCCTAATCATTTTCCTAAGCAATAGACTTAAGTATGCCCTAACTGGAGATGAAGTAAAGAAGAGTTGCATGCAGGGTTTCATTAATATCGATGGCAAAGTCTGCACAGATATAAACTACCCTGCTGGTTTTATGGATGTCATCAGCACTGATAAGACTGGAGAGAATTTTCGTTTGATCTATGACACCAAGGTTCGCTTTGCCGTTCATCGTATTACACCTGAGGAGGCCAAGTATAAATTGTGCAAAGTAAGAAAGATATTTATGGGGACAAAAGGAATCCCTCATCTGGTAAGCCATGATGCTCGTACCATCCATTACCATGATCCCCTCATCAAGCTGAATGATACAATTCAGATTGACTTGGAGACTGGCAAGATTACTGATTTCATCAAATTTGACACTGGTAACCTGTGCATGGTGACTGGAGGTGCTAACCTGCAAAGAATTGGTGTGATTACAAACCGGGAGAGACATCCAAGTTCTTTTGATGTAGTTCATGTGAAAGATGCAAACGGCAACAGATTTGCCACATGGTTCTCTAACATTTTCGTTATTGGCAAAGGCAACAAACCATGGATCTCTCTTCCCCATGGAAAGGGTATTCGCCTTACCATTGCTGAGGAGAGAGATAAGAGATTGGCACCCAAACAGAGCAGTGGATAA